Genomic window (Zingiber officinale cultivar Zhangliang chromosome 2B, Zo_v1.1, whole genome shotgun sequence):
AAGCTGCAATTTTAGTGGCTGAAATTGCTAGAGCAAAGGAGGAAATGAATAAAATTTGTCGTGCTGTAAAAAACCTCAAAGAAACATTTGTTGTTGGCCGACTAAAAGATGGTTGAAAAGCAACAACACTTAATAAAGGAAAAGCTCTGTAAAGTGGCTACTGTCAGAGAGGAAGAAGTAGGAtaagaaaaggagaggaagacAAAGAAAAGGAAGTAGTTTGTTGTCTGTGAAATTAAAAAGAAGAAAAGTGATGTTGCACTTGCTATAGGAAAAACATGAAAGGGGAGCTTAGTAGAGTGAAGGGAGAAAAGACGAGAGGAGTGCATCCGGATGTTCAGAATAAAAAGATGGAAGAATAAGAATAAAGGAGGAGGAGAGAGATAAGGTGGTGAGGGCGGTGCCTTGATGAGGAAGCAGGAGATAGCTgccattatcattttttttaataaaggaaaaacacataaaaatgtCAAAATTAACCTTCTAAAGTTTATTATCATGTAATATTAAATAATAGAGATCCAAATATTatcattttaagaaaaaaataaatattattaattaaaaattaatttaaaaataattaaatatatatatttaattaatttaaaatcctaacaaaatgaaaaaaaagataataaaaaaataataataaaatcttttaggttttcaaaaagaatttaaatgatattttttgaatttgaaataggatgattaaagataaattttaaaatttattaaagatttctaaataaattttaatttgatatattataagtCTATTGGTTCAATCAGAATTAAACAAGATCATAATTTTACAAACATAGTTTCTGTCGATAGTAATGCACgaggataatttttaaaaatttatactaaGTATTCAAttcttttaataaattaattttaatcatcGATTCagtcttataaaaaaaaattttatgacTATAAAAATAAATCGAAACGTGCTATTATTAGTATTCTTAAACCCACTTTTCATAGTATTCCAAGAACTAAAGGGGACATTGAAGATGCGACAAATGGTGACATTGAAACGTAAGAATTATTTAGGAGAACAAGAAACTACGCTGAGCTGTGGGTCAGAAGGAAAAGCAGATGGAAAACGGAGAAgggaaatgaaaaagaaaaacaaagaagaaagaaggcaggaggaagaaaagaaaagacgTTGGTGTGTGGGGGAGGTGGAAGCGGAATTGCTAAGTGcgtgaaagaaaaaaataaaaaataaacgataattattttatatttaaaataatttataaaaaatattatgataaatataataatatattactATAATTATAATAAGTaataaatataaaacaataataaatatAACTATAATTATAATTCAAACCTaataaatcatcaataattaaaattaacttttaaatattcTTAATCTGTTATCTTTGtcgtattttatttatttatttttttaaaaataatgaacTGCTCATCATTATTAGATTTGATCATCTCTTCTTTGTCGGAATTGACCCTGTTCTCACACGAGCGATGAGTTAATTAGGATGATTGTTTTATTATAATAAGTAAGATCAATTTTCGACATAGACCTATTTTACATGTGGGGACTATACAGGACAGAGATTTTCTGGTCCGCAAATTATAGATCAGGAGATGGTCCATTGATATAGACCTTTGATTTAGAGGAGCAGATCTCCTGGTCCGCAAATTgtggaccaggggatggtccactacatgtggacctttgatttgaataaaccccacttatttaaagatggggtccattcaaatcaaaggtccagATCAGTGGACCATTccctggtccgcaatttgcggaccagaaGATCCCTGCTGTTGATTTAGATGGACCCTATCTTTAAATAGGTGGGGtttattcaaatcaaaggtccacGTATAGTGGACCATCTCATGatccgcaatttgcggaccagaaGATCTGCTCTCCTATACATCCCCATCAATACATGGTAAGGGAGCCTCCTCTGGACCGCAAAAATGGTCCAGAGGATCCGGCCTGCTCTGCAGAGGCCTCTGGACCGTTTTTTGCAGTCCAGAAGAGGCTCCCTTACCATGCAGAGATCCTCTGGACCATTTTTTGCGATCCAGAGGAGGCTCCCTTATCATGCATTGGTAGGGATGTATGGTCCCTACCTATTTTACATGTGGAGACTATACATCCCCACTAATACATGGTAAGGGAGCCTCCTCTGGACTGCAAAAAACGGTCCAGAGGATCCGGCCTGCTCTGGGGACGGACTCATGTCCTGCTATGAATTCCCCAGATGAACGTAACCTTTTGCTGCGGTGCGACAAGATGCGCTTCCTATCACTCGGCACTCGCTTTGGCTCCACGCCCTCGACTCGTCATGCGGTCGCGCCTGATGATCCACTGGCTCTCTCGCACTGGACGACTTCCTCTGCCGGTACAGCAGCAAGGACAAGGAGAGTTTTTCCAAGATCATGGAGAAAGTCAAtcgaaagaaaagagagaagttCGCCCACCTGTTGGAAGGCGAGAAGGAACCGACTTTGAAAACCCTAGAAGAAGATAAGAGGGACCGGATAACAGATGGGTACGGCACCACTAGCATTGATGTGTATAGCATGTTAACGAAATCGAAAACGATGAAAATTATAGATCAACCTACCCGTAAAGGTGTTTGTTTTGATCTTCAGATTGTTCCAACGACtacaagaagatgatgatgacgcTTGATTCAGGttcaatttataattttttgattttgttAACATGCTTGCTATACACATCAATGCTAGATTCTGTTTTCGAATTGTTTGAATCTTTTTGGATTCATATACGGTGTACAATTCCTAGTTTATAAACTTTATAATCGGTATTAGAGGAAAGACAACCTTAAATCTTCTTTTCGATGGGATAAGAAGAAGTTTTGACACTTTAACCCTACGGGGACCATAGCCCTATATATAGCTTTAGACCCATTTATGTTATCAGCCTATCAATAATAATGGAAATAGGTTAACAAATTTCTACTCATGATTAAAATCCATATCCTTTAATTTAACCCATGATTCAACATCAATTAAATCACTTTAGCAGGCTTATGCATAATAACAATCTCGCGTGATATAATCGTAAGAGGATTATGCGATATTTACGTAGAGCAAAGGATTTCATACTCATGTATCAGAAATCTAGTCAATTGGAGATGATTGAAGATTCATATGCTGACTTTGTTGGTTGCTTGAATAGCAAAAGATTTACTTCATACTTTGTTTTCATGCTTGCTTTTGCTAGAGATTCTAGCTGTTATAATCGTAAGATTCTAGCTATGAATATTGCTGCAAGCTAAATTTATCACCTTTTACCATAGGTGTGTTACTAGGTGCACAATCTTACATGTCATACCTACTGAGCACCCTTTCAATGTAGGTCTTTTGCAATAATCTAAGTATACCTCTTGAACAATCATGATATATCTATATGCTAACATAAAAACTGCATTACCAagatctttaatttcaaaatgacaTGATAGAAATAATTTGTTTTATGCGCCAAAGCCTTattattgcttggcaataaacttGAGGTACATACATTGATCAATGGTGTTTTCCTTAAAACCAAATGAAGTAACCACTTGATAAATTTGTAGTGTCGCTGACAAGATGACCATTTTAGATCATAAATGGACTTTTTAACCTACATACTAGGCGCTCCAAGTTTAGATTCAAATTTTTTCGATTGCACTATGTATATAGTCTCATCTATTTTTCTATTGAGAAAgtagtctttacatccatttggtgtaaTTCTAAATAAGAACTACAAATGTCATGATTATCTTAAAAGAGTGTTTCATTAAAACAAGTGAGAAGACATAATCAATATCCTTCTTCTGCGTGAATCCTTTAGCAATAAGGCAAACCTTATACTTTTTAACATTGCTTTTGGAATctcaattagttttaaaaatccatttacaATCAATCGGTTTCGCACCTTTAGATAATTCTATAAGTTCCCATACGCCATTATTAGTCATAGACTTCATCtcttccatcaaggcttcgatTTGCTTTTCGAAATTAGAGTATTGTTTGACTTCATGGAAAGATGTAGAATCACTTTCTAACCAGATTTGCTTTTCGAAATTAGAGTATTGTTTGATTTCATGGAAAGATGTAGAATCACTTTCTAACCATATCAAACTCATATTCTTAGAGATAAATATAATCATGTGAAATTGTTGATCTCCTGTCTATTGTAGATCTCTTTAAAGATACTTCTAGTTAAGGTGGTTGGGGCAACTCCTTGACCATAGGAGGTGATACTTTAATCTAAGTGGATGGACTCTCCATTTGTGTTGGAGGTAACACAAATATTTTGGTTCACTACTCCTAGATTTTCAATTCTAATAATGTTGAGAATCATTATGCTATCACTACCAATTGTAATAGTAGTAACATAGTAGGATCACCAATGTTTTCCTCTTCAAAAGATATTTCTCTTACATTCATGCTCCCACAATCCTTGATAAATTTGACATTCTCCATCTCGAAGAATGACCTATTCAAGGGATCATAAAACTTGAAGCCTCTCGACCTTTTAGAATAACCTACAAAAATGACAGTTTTTTAGTTCAATTTTCTTTCATTAGGCCTATAAGACCTAGCCTCAGTTGGATATCCCCATACATGTAATTGTCTAATGTTAGGTCTTTTATCCGTCCACAATTTATAAGGGATCTTTGTCACTGTCTTACTAAGTATTATATTTAGTAAGTAAACTGCAGACTTAAGTGTCTCACCTTATAAAGATTCTGGTAAAAAAGAAAAGACTTCTTACTATATCTTTTAGGGTTTGATTTTGTTGCTCAGGTACATCATTCTGATGAGGATTACCTAGCACGGTATACTGAGGAACGATACCACATTCAGCAAAGTATTCTGCAAATGACCAAGAACATTGTTCATCATCAGATCCGTCATATCTGCCATAGTATTTACCACCACTATCAGATTTCACGACCTTAATTTTTTGCCTAGTTGATTTTCAAGTTAATTTTGAAGAATTTAAATATGTCCAAGGATTACAACTTCTCATGAATGAGGTATAAATAACCATATCATAAACAATCATTTATGAAGTCAATAAAGTATGTTTAACTATTCCAAGAAGTTTTAGGGAATAATTCACATATATCTATATCTATTAGTTTCAAGACATCGTTATACCAATTTGCACCTTTATTCATTTTATTAGTTATTTTCCCTTTAATATATTCTATGCAGACATTAAAATCCGACATATTAAGGAATTCAAGAATTCTTTGTGATATTAATCTTTTTTGGTAGCATTTGGATATATATACTAAATGCCTATATTAccatatggaagaattctcatTCATGAAATTACGTTTTGCATCCATGTTACTTATATTCATTATTTCGTTGTTAGTAAGAGTTATGGTATTTAATTTGTATAACTTATCAATTAAGGAACTAGTACCAATCATAACTGAATTTTGGAATAtactaaatttttcattgtcaAATGAACAAAAATAATCAAATTTGTCTTAAGACATAGAAACCAAATTCCATCGAAAAGACAGTACtataaaagttatttttcaaattcaGAAATACATTAGTTcttaaataaagtttaaaaacacCAATCGTTTTCACTTTTAACTTTCTTATCATTTCCcgtatagatgtatcttttaccatcaattggtatcagagcgataacAACCTTAATCTTCTTTTCGATGGGATGGGAAGAAGTTCCGACACCTTAACCCTATGGGGACCATAACTCTATATATAGTTTTAAACCTATTTTTGTTATCAACCCATCAATAATAATGAAAACGGGTTAATAGGTTTCTACACACAAAATCCATATTCTTTAATTAAGCCCATAATTAACATCAATTATATTACTTTATTTGACTTATCTGTAATGACAATCCATCGTGTTATAATATGTAAGCCCATCAAATAGAGAAATAAATACCAACTAAATAAGCACATTATAGattgttaaaaataaatttacctAATTTAAATAAAAGTACACTCAAtagatttaatatatttataagtaAACCATCTACAGAAGAATAATTATACCTAgagataaatcaaaatttattattatatcgTGTGGGATACTATAGATCCTCTTTTCTTGTATTTTATATTGTCATACTATTGCCCTTACATTTTCTTGAATCTCATATTGTTATGTTCTTACTTATTTCTCCTATCTAACATCCTCTGGTTGCCTCTAGATTTAAGGTGACAGCTTCACTTTTGCTTCCATATATTTGAGGTGAGTGGTAGGCAAATTAATAGATGTTATAAGATTTATTcactactagattcagaattctCATTgaacttaaaaatagtttttatttaTTCTCAATCTTATATTTCTGTTACAGCCTTCTCCCTTCACATTGAATATGTACTTGAACCATTATTTAGTTTATTTTGATAGTTTTAGTAACAGTTGTCTTGGATTATATGTCCTTGTTATTTTCTAGATTAATGGCTAAAAACAAAATTTAGTAGGTGGCCGATGTTATTTGGCACTCCTACTACTTAATCAAATGATCAATGACCTATTGATCACCAATGGAAATATTATTTTGCTTGGTGAACTCAGCTTATGCAAAAGGACAGTTGACTTCAAGTTTGAGATACGGAAATTACAATATTCTAACACAAATTAGACATATATCCACATGAATATGAACTACTTTACaaattatgtcatgatatgatcaAGGATTTATCTACATAAATATATGAGCTGTATCCCTAATTATGCCGTGATATCATGTGTTACCTTCAATAATATCATACATTAGATAAATGGAGCTTTATAAGCTATATCCCCTGGGGCAATGGTGCAGTGGCTTGACACCTTCTCAGTTCCAGGCATCTAAGGATTGAGTACTCCTAGCCTCGACGAATTAGTGAATGATTTTTTCTTAATAAGCAGTTGACCTAAGAACGTTGAGCTGATAGCCACTTGTTGCGAGCGCTTTCTGATTTTTCTAGTGGCTAGTGGAAAATTTCCGTGGGGTCAGACTGGTCACCTCCATGATTAGTCGGCATAAGTTGGATATCTGGtgctaactaaaaaaaaaaactaaacattCAGTCAACATAAATGAAACATTAATAATCTCATTGTTTCAATTATTGTCATCATCTACCTGGGTTGGTGGGAGATTAATATCTATTGTGATCTCATTTTGTCCATGGATCGTCCCTTCTTGAGAGGATACTGGGAACACCTTTTCTTCCTCTTTCCTTCGTTTCTTGGTCATTGTCCAAACCATGTTAAAACTTTGTCTCATGGGCCCAAACAATACATTTGATAGTCTTCTCCCATTTTGAAGAATTAGGTGGCCTTTGAAGAGTATTAACATTATCGTCGAGATGGAACCAGTGAAGACAAAGAGTGCCCAAAAGGACTCTGTGCTTAGGCTATCCTTTCTCCTCTGATTGTCTGGGCTAGGAGTGTTGGATAAGGTGAAGGAGAATTCATCTTTTTCAAGTTTCTTGAATGTTCCATCCTCTGTTAGTTTCAATATGACTTCCGAGAAATCATCCGCTAGAGGAGAATCTTTGGGGAAAACCtagtttaagtaaaaaaaattaaataattagaaTCATGTGCAATAGTAAGTATACTCCAGTGGTAAATTCAAATGTATAGTGAATTATACTCACAAATCCAAATCCCCCAAGCACGTGGGTCTCACCAATGACAGTGTACTTAGTATAATTATAGAGGAAAACCCTAAGATATGGTGTCTCCAAGTAAGCTGCTGAGATGTTTCCACTCCTAAAAGCATCATCGTAGGCTTCCGATTTTTTAATTCTTATAATATTTTGAGCCTTATAATTCAACACATTCTGCAAGTACTTAAAGACAAAGTAATCCCCATCATAGCCAATTTTACTCCCTGCTGGCACTGGTTCAATTTTCTCAATGGTCAAAATGGAGCTGAGATTGGCTGTGAAACTAGTGGTCAAGATTAGCACCACTATGAGCCAAACAATAATAACTGTTTTCGTATAGAAACTATAGACCCTTCCTATGTGAAGAAAATAGAGAGACAATGTTAAATAATCATACAAACTAAATATAGATGGAATTGCATGTGTTACATTaactacactagaactatataaGTTTGGCTAGTTATAATATTTTTGAGTAGCTCACCATGGGCATAAAAGAGGGTAGAAAAAGTGAGCCAAAGTGCAGCTCCAAGTTGTTGGCGCCAATTTCCATTGAACTGTGGGTTGTTCTTGTGTTCCAAATACCATACGACAACACAAGTGTAAATTAAGGTGGCAAGGAATAGAAACCAAACCTCTTTGGTGAATGGCTTTGTGAACATCCATGGTGTGTGGTTAGTTCTGATAGGAACTAGCATGGAAAGGCCGGATGACAAGAATGGTTCTGTGAATGTGACATTCACTGCCCTCTTAGCTAAGATTGTAATGTCACCCACTGCGGCATCAAAGTTCTATACATAATAAGAATTTTTCATCAACATTACGGATGATTATTTCACTTAAACCAATAAACAAAGGCTTTTAGTATATTGTACGTACCTTCAAGGAGACTTGATTTACAAGATCATCATAAGAGCCATTGAAGGGAGCCCATTCATATAAAAGATCATAATTTAAGTTCTTCAGAATCTCCTTGAAGACTTCGATGCAAAATCCTTGAGGCTCCTTTACCTTCCCACTATCATCATATTCCACCTTcacaaatttttcaaaagttgtaTGATTTGGCACTCCGATCTTCAATCTGCCCCACCCTCCTGGAATCTTCTCCATATGCCCGGGCCACAATACTGGACGTAACATAGGAACCACTGTAGATCCAAATCGGCTCAGCTCTTCCTCATCTTCATAAAATCCATATCCCCTGGACCAATACCCTATTTCCTTATAACTCTTTCCTACTACGTTAAGAACACGAAACGCAGAGAAGCCCCAAACTTGAGGAAGGTTATTGCCAATAGTACTTAAGTTTATGAAGCCACTTAAACCCAAAAAGTTGCTTGTAAGGATTCCCTCCCACAGTGTTATATTTTTATTCCTATCCCTAGCTGCCACTGCATTAGCTATGACATGAATTGCATCATATGCTCGGACTGCCAACCTTCTTGGTTCAATATTattatttgatatatattttttaaaatcaatggaGAAATTTTGATAGAATGTGGTGGTTTGGTTGAAGTACGTTCGAATTCCTATTACACCTTGCATATAGGAGGAGATGAATGATTGATTAAATTTCGAGTCAAGGAGATCAGTAATATCATCACTCACAATCCACACGTGATCGGCTGTCATTAAATCTTGTTCTTTGGCCTCCATGAACAGATGGTTGGCAAGTT
Coding sequences:
- the LOC122048746 gene encoding glutamate receptor 2.7-like, coding for MVNPYLPTRREQEVAIRIAAQHFNSSSPLVLRFNKTNDDPVEASTTAKDMVGWGAEVIIGIGTWPEVVTLAGVGIASGVPILSLAETTTTSNLLSTMPFLVQMSYPTSDEVLCLANIISSYNWRKVIVIYEDDIYGSISSIATLFSDALQANGSKIDHHIAFPPMHTVPTSAAELIKEKLHNIPPQLSKVFVILRSSPQLANHLFMEAKEQDLMTADHVWIVSDDITDLLDSKFNQSFISSYMQGVIGIRTYFNQTTTFYQNFSIDFKKYISNNNIEPRRLAVRAYDAIHVIANAVAARDRNKNITLWEGILTSNFLGLSGFINLSTIGNNLPQVWGFSAFRVLNVVGKSYKEIGYWSRGYGFYEDEEELSRFGSTVVPMLRPVLWPGHMEKIPGGWGRLKIGVPNHTTFEKFVKVEYDDSGKVKEPQGFCIEVFKEILKNLNYDLLYEWAPFNGSYDDLVNQVSLKNFDAAVGDITILAKRAVNVTFTEPFLSSGLSMLVPIRTNHTPWMFTKPFTKEEGSIVSIRKQLLLFGS